A single Nicotiana tabacum cultivar K326 chromosome 5, ASM71507v2, whole genome shotgun sequence DNA region contains:
- the LOC107825398 gene encoding trihelix transcription factor PTL-like isoform X1 encodes MDDHEYGMMDLTQYINGRPIFASNIPPHLHSDLLCSHQHYEMVMATVPQHNCVPHPTAAATARPSVSGGGGGATLSTASEMEGCGGGGVMRGGGDGGNGRWPRQETLTLLEVRSQLDSKFKEANQKGPLWDEVSRIMSEEHGYQRSGKKCREKFENLYKYYKKTKEGKAGRQDGKHYRYFRQLEALYGKTSNTISISETNNIGSSNFHYNNPINNNNQESHNFHHQGHKFSDSLISLSDSSDSDHATSFDDSELNMDNDSKEKRKKKRGKRSWKGKIKDFVDIQMKKLIEKQEAWLEKMMKTIEHKEQERILREEEWKKQESIRIEKEQKFWAGERVWIEARDAALIDALHKLNGDQELIKVNKNASICKDMNWDGINGYLIKCNKKQKENCLSSYYNFKNNEEGRSYCETSRHVPNVQIMDPGMFQHWRDISWKFKVKLELLFLYKGPDRQVGAAPPPQ; translated from the exons atGGATGATCATGAGTATGGAATGATGGATCTAACACAGTACATTAACGGAAGGCCTATATTTGCTTCCAATATTCCGCCACATCTGCATTCAGATTTGTTATGTAGTCACCAACACTACGAGATGGTAATGGCTACTGTGCCACAACATAACTGTGTTCCTCATCCCACGGCAGCTGCAACTGCTAGACCTAGTGTTAGTGGCGGTGGCGGCGGGGCCACGCTTAGTACTGCGTCGGAGATGGAGGgttgtggtggtggtggtgttATGCGCGGAGGTGGTGACGGCGGAAATGGACGGTGGCCAAGGCAAGAGACTCTTACACTACTTGAAGTTAGATCACAACTTGATTCCAAGTTCAAGGAAGCTAATCAAAAAGGTCCCCTCTGGGATGAAGTCTCCAg GATTATGTCTGAGGAACATGGATACCAAAGGAGTGGGAAGAAGTGTAGGGAGAAATTTGAGAACTTATACAAATACTACAAGAAGACTAAAGAAGGAAAAGCTGGAAGACAAGATGGCAAACACTATAGATACTTTAGACAGCTTGAAGCTCTCTATGGTAAAACAAGCAATACAATCTCAATATCAGAAACCAACAATATTGGAAGCAGTAATTTTCACTACAATAATCCcataaacaacaacaatcaagaatCTCATAATTTTCATCATCAGGGTCATAAGTTCTCTGATAGTCTTATAAGTCTCTCTGATTCCTCTGATTCTGATCATGCAACTTCATTCGATGATAGCGAACTCAATATGGACAATGACtcaaaagaaaagaggaagaagaaaagaggaaaaaggagTTGGAAAGGTAAGATAAAAGACTTTGTGGACATACAAATGAAGAAGTTAATAGAGAAACAAGAAGCTTGGTTAGAGAAAATGATGAAGACAATTGAACACAAGGAACAAGAGAGGATTTTAAGGGAAGAAGAATGGAAGAAACAAGAATCAATTAGGATAGAAAAAGAGCAAAAGTTTTGGGCTGGTGAAAGAGTATGGATTGAAGCTCGTGATGCTGCTTTAATTGATGCATTGCATAAATTAAATGGAGATCAAGAACTGATCAAGGTTAATAAAAATGCTTCAATATGTAAAGATATGAATTGGGATGGCATAAATGGATACCTAATCAAGTGCAACaagaaacaaaaagagaattGCTTGAGCTCATATTATAATTTCAAGAACAATGAAGAAGGGAGATCTTATTGTGAAACATCAAGACATGTACCAAATGTTCAAATAATGGATCCTGGGATGTTTCAG
- the LOC107825398 gene encoding trihelix transcription factor PTL-like isoform X2 gives MDDHEYGMMDLTQYINGRPIFASNIPPHLHSDLLCSHQHYEMVMATVPQHNCVPHPTAAATARPSVSGGGGGATLSTASEMEGCGGGGVMRGGGDGGNGRWPRQETLTLLEVRSQLDSKFKEANQKGPLWDEVSRIMSEEHGYQRSGKKCREKFENLYKYYKKTKEGKAGRQDGKHYRYFRQLEALYGKTSNTISISETNNIGSSNFHYNNPINNNNQESHNFHHQGHKFSDSLISLSDSSDSDHATSFDDSELNMDNDSKEKRKKKRGKRSWKGKIKDFVDIQMKKLIEKQEAWLEKMMKTIEHKEQERILREEEWKKQESIRIEKEQKFWAGERVWIEARDAALIDALHKLNGDQELIKVNKNASICKDMNWDGINGYLIKCNKKQKENCLSSYYNFKNNEEGRSYCETSRHVPNVQIMDPGMFQVLIDR, from the exons atGGATGATCATGAGTATGGAATGATGGATCTAACACAGTACATTAACGGAAGGCCTATATTTGCTTCCAATATTCCGCCACATCTGCATTCAGATTTGTTATGTAGTCACCAACACTACGAGATGGTAATGGCTACTGTGCCACAACATAACTGTGTTCCTCATCCCACGGCAGCTGCAACTGCTAGACCTAGTGTTAGTGGCGGTGGCGGCGGGGCCACGCTTAGTACTGCGTCGGAGATGGAGGgttgtggtggtggtggtgttATGCGCGGAGGTGGTGACGGCGGAAATGGACGGTGGCCAAGGCAAGAGACTCTTACACTACTTGAAGTTAGATCACAACTTGATTCCAAGTTCAAGGAAGCTAATCAAAAAGGTCCCCTCTGGGATGAAGTCTCCAg GATTATGTCTGAGGAACATGGATACCAAAGGAGTGGGAAGAAGTGTAGGGAGAAATTTGAGAACTTATACAAATACTACAAGAAGACTAAAGAAGGAAAAGCTGGAAGACAAGATGGCAAACACTATAGATACTTTAGACAGCTTGAAGCTCTCTATGGTAAAACAAGCAATACAATCTCAATATCAGAAACCAACAATATTGGAAGCAGTAATTTTCACTACAATAATCCcataaacaacaacaatcaagaatCTCATAATTTTCATCATCAGGGTCATAAGTTCTCTGATAGTCTTATAAGTCTCTCTGATTCCTCTGATTCTGATCATGCAACTTCATTCGATGATAGCGAACTCAATATGGACAATGACtcaaaagaaaagaggaagaagaaaagaggaaaaaggagTTGGAAAGGTAAGATAAAAGACTTTGTGGACATACAAATGAAGAAGTTAATAGAGAAACAAGAAGCTTGGTTAGAGAAAATGATGAAGACAATTGAACACAAGGAACAAGAGAGGATTTTAAGGGAAGAAGAATGGAAGAAACAAGAATCAATTAGGATAGAAAAAGAGCAAAAGTTTTGGGCTGGTGAAAGAGTATGGATTGAAGCTCGTGATGCTGCTTTAATTGATGCATTGCATAAATTAAATGGAGATCAAGAACTGATCAAGGTTAATAAAAATGCTTCAATATGTAAAGATATGAATTGGGATGGCATAAATGGATACCTAATCAAGTGCAACaagaaacaaaaagagaattGCTTGAGCTCATATTATAATTTCAAGAACAATGAAGAAGGGAGATCTTATTGTGAAACATCAAGACATGTACCAAATGTTCAAATAATGGATCCTGGGATGTTTCAG